One Phoenix dactylifera cultivar Barhee BC4 chromosome 8, palm_55x_up_171113_PBpolish2nd_filt_p, whole genome shotgun sequence genomic window carries:
- the LOC103721724 gene encoding uncharacterized oxidoreductase At4g09670-like: MVDAANPIRFGILGCAEIARKLCRAITLAPNATVVAVGSRSLDKAQRFIADNGLPPATRAYGSYEAVLDDPAVDVVYLPLPTSLHERWAVAAAERGKHVLLEKPTALCAADLDRILEACRSRGVQFMDSTMWMHHPRTARMKELLSDPNRFGQLKTIHTIFTFCGDPDFLQNDIRVKPDLDALGALGDVGWYCIRSVLWAADYELPKTAIAHHGSVKNRAGVILSCGATLVWDDGKVATFHCSFLSHLTMEVSVVGTRGTLHLSDFVIPFEETTAKFRFATDSGFKELVTGWLPLPSEHVISTDLPQEALMILEFSRLAGSIRDSGCKPDEKWPTITRKTQLVLDAVKESIEKGFEPVSITG; the protein is encoded by the exons atggtagACGCAGCGAATCCTATCCGGTTCGGCATCCTCGGGTGCGCCGAGATCGCCCGCAAGCTTTGCCGGGCCATCACCCTCGCCCCCAACGCCACCGTCGTCGCCGTCGGCAGCCGCTCCCTCGACAAGGCCCAGCGCTTCATCGCCGACAACGGCCTCCCGCCCGCCACCCGCGCCTACGGCTCCTACGAGGCCGTGCTCGACGACCCGGCCGTCGATGTCGTCTACCTGCCGCTCCCCACCAGCCTCCACGAGCGCTGGGCGGTGGCCGCGGCGGAGCGCGGGAAGCACGTGCTCCTCGAGAAGCCCACGGCGCTGTGCGCTGCGGATCTGGACCGGATCCTGGAGGCCTGCCGGTCCCGCGGGGTGCAGTTCATGGACTCCACCATGTGGATGCACCATCCCCGGACGGCCCGGATGAAGGAGCTCTTGTCGGATCCCAACCGCTTCGGCCAGCTGAAAACG ATTCACACCATCTTCACCTTTTGTGGAGACCCTGATTTCCTTCAGAATGACATCCGTGTGAAGCCTGATCTTGATGCCCTTGGGGCTCTTGGTGATGTTGGGTGGTACTGCATCCGCTCAGTCCTATGGGCTGCCGACTACGAACTGCCCAAAACTGCAATTGCGCACCATGGCTCTGTGAAGAATCGAGCTGGTGTAATCTTGTCATGTGGGGCTACTCTTGTATGGGATGATGGCAAAGTCGCGACCTTCCACTGCTCTTTCCTCTCTCATCTGACAATGGAAGTCTCTGTTGTGGGAACAAGAGGAACCCTTCATTTAAGTGACTTTGTGATTCCTTTCGAGGAAACCACTGCTAAATTCAGGTTTGCTACAGATTCAGGCTTTAAGGAGCTCGTCACTGGATGGCTACCACTGCCTAGTGAGCATGTCATCTCAACTGACCTTCCGCAGGAAGCCCTCATGATCCTGGAGTTCTCAAGGTTGGCAGGAAGCATAAGAGATTCTGGTTGCAAGCCAGATGAAAAATGGCCTACCATCACCAGAAAGACACAACTGGTGCTTGATGCAGTAAAAGAATCGATTGAGAAGGGGTTTGAACCTGTTAGCATTACTGGTTAG
- the LOC103721723 gene encoding uncharacterized oxidoreductase At4g09670-like: protein MAEHPIRFGILGCANIARKLSRAISLSPNATVVAVGSRSLDKAQRFIADNGLPPATRAHGSYEAVLDDPAVDAVYVPLPTSLHERWAVAAAERGKHVLLEKPTALSVAELDRILEACASTGVQFMDGTMWLHHPRTARMKELLSDAGRFGPPKVVHSSFSFLASSEFLNKDIRTKPDLDSLGALGDLGWYCIGAILWAVGYELPAFVTALPALHLNQAGVILSCASSFHWDDGKVATFHCSFLSQVTMDLSVHGTMGSLQVEDLAIPYQEDSASFEFNSGAHFAELHIGWSPKPDKVTVAADLPQEALMVSEFARLVQMIRSSHRRPDPKWPDISRRTQLLVDAVKQSIENNFKPVNL, encoded by the exons ATGGCGGAGCACCCTATCCGGTTCGGCATCCTGGGGTGCGCGAACATCGCCCGCAAGCTCTCCCGGgccatctctctctcccccaacGCCACCGTCGTCGCCGTCGGCAGCCGCTCCCTCGACAAGGCCCAGCGCTTCATCGCCGACAACGGCCTCCCGCCGGCCACCCGCGCCCACGGCTCCTACGAGGCCGTGCTCGACGACCCGGCCGTCGACGCCGTCTACGTGCCGCTCCCCACCAGCCTCCATGAGCGCTGGGCGGTGGCCGCGGCGGAGCGCGGGAAGCACGTGCTCCTCGAGAAGCCCACGGCGCTGTCCGTCGCCGAGCTGGACCGGATCCTGGAGGCCTGCGCATCCACCGGCGTGCAGTTCATGGACGGCACCATGTGGCTCCACCACCCGCGGACGGCCAGGATGAAGGAGCTCTTGTCCGATGCCGGCCGCTTCGGACCCCCCAAAGTG GTCCACAGCTCGTTCTCCTTCCTAGCTTCCTCAGAATTTCTGAATAAAGACATAAGAACGAAGCCTGACTTGGACTCTTTGGGAGCACTTGGAGACCTGGGCTGGTACTGCATTGGAGCCATCCTGTGGGCAGTTGGCTACGAGCTCCCTGCCTTTGTTACAGCTCTCCCAGCCCTCCATCTCAACCAAGCAGGGGTCATCCTCTCTTGCGCCTCTTCTTTCCACTGGGATGACGGCAAGGTGGCCACCTTCCactgctccttcctctcccaagtAACAATGGACCTCTCCGTTCACGGGACCATGGGCTCCCTCCAGGTGGAGGATCTCGCCATCCCATACCAGGAGGACTCAGCTTCCTTTGAGTTCAATTCTGGCGCACATTTTGCTGAGCTCCACATTGGTTGGTCCCCGAAGCCCGACAAGGTCACGGTGGCAGCTGATCTTCCCCAAGAAGCTCTTATGGTTTCGGAATTTGCTAGGCTAGTTCAGATGATTCGGAGTTCTCATCGCCGCCCAGACCCTAAATGGCCGGACATTAGCCGGAGAACACAGCTGCTCGTGGATGCTGTCAAGCAATCAATTGAGAACAATTTCAAGCCAGTGAACCTGTGA